The proteins below come from a single Mycobacterium parmense genomic window:
- the menE gene encoding o-succinylbenzoate--CoA ligase, whose protein sequence is MTGRGPALLPVAPGDDRSPDGLRAGAEIDDDVALVVTTSGTTGTPKGALLTAAALTASAAATHDRLGGPGRWLLALPPHHIAGIQVLVRGALAGCAPVELDVSAGFDVARLPGAVRRLGSGRRYTSLVAAQLAKALADPAAAAALAELDAVLLGGGPAPRPVLDAAAAAGVAVVRTYGMSETAGGCVYDGVPLDGVLLRISDGRIVIGGATLAKGYRNPVAPDPFAEPGWFRTDDLGALERTGDGAGDGVLTVLGRVDDAISTGGLTVLPQPVEEALRTHPAVGDCAVFGVADDRLGQRVVAAVVPREGREAPTLAALRAHVATALDATAAPRELHIVDALPRRGIGKLDRAALVRRFAGAAGQ, encoded by the coding sequence CTGACCGGCCGCGGTCCCGCCCTGCTGCCGGTGGCCCCCGGCGACGATCGTTCGCCCGACGGCCTGCGGGCCGGAGCCGAGATCGACGACGACGTCGCCCTGGTGGTGACGACCTCGGGAACGACGGGCACACCCAAGGGCGCGCTGCTGACCGCCGCCGCGCTCACCGCCAGCGCCGCGGCCACGCACGACCGGCTGGGCGGGCCGGGCCGGTGGCTGCTGGCGTTGCCGCCCCACCACATCGCCGGGATCCAGGTGCTGGTGCGCGGCGCGCTCGCCGGTTGCGCTCCCGTTGAGCTCGACGTCTCGGCGGGGTTCGACGTGGCTCGGCTGCCGGGCGCGGTCCGGCGCCTGGGCTCCGGCCGGCGCTACACCTCCCTGGTGGCCGCGCAGCTCGCCAAGGCGCTCGCCGACCCCGCCGCCGCGGCGGCGCTCGCCGAGCTCGACGCCGTGCTGCTCGGCGGTGGGCCGGCCCCGCGACCGGTCCTCGACGCGGCGGCCGCGGCCGGGGTGGCGGTGGTCCGCACCTACGGCATGAGCGAGACCGCCGGTGGCTGCGTCTACGACGGCGTCCCGCTGGACGGGGTGCTGCTGCGGATCAGCGACGGGCGCATCGTCATCGGCGGGGCGACCCTGGCCAAGGGGTACCGCAACCCCGTAGCTCCCGATCCTTTCGCCGAGCCCGGCTGGTTCCGCACCGACGACTTGGGCGCCCTGGAGCGAACCGGCGACGGCGCGGGCGACGGCGTGCTGACCGTGCTGGGCCGCGTCGACGACGCGATCAGCACGGGTGGGCTGACCGTGCTGCCCCAGCCGGTCGAGGAGGCGCTGCGCACCCACCCGGCCGTCGGCGACTGCGCGGTCTTCGGCGTGGCCGACGACCGGCTGGGGCAGCGGGTGGTGGCCGCCGTGGTGCCGCGCGAGGGCCGCGAGGCGCCGACGCTGGCCGCGCTGCGCGCCCACGTCGCGACGGCGCTGGACGCCACGGCCGCGCCCCGCGAGCTGCACATCGTCGACGCGCTGCCGCGGCGGGGGATCGGCAAGCTCGACCGGGCCGCGCTGGTGCGCCGCTTCGCCGGCGCGGCGGGTCAATAG
- a CDS encoding TIGR04282 family arsenosugar biosynthesis glycosyltransferase, translated as MTVVPVTLLVVAKAPEPGLAKTRLAATVGERVAADIAAAALLDTLDAVADAPVAARVVALTGDLGAAARADEIRGRLESFAVISQRGDGFADRLANAHADSANGHPVLQIGMDTPQVTADLLAGCARRLTGAPAVLGLADDGGWWVLGVRAPAMADCLRTVPMSQPDTGELTLKALRDNGVEVAPAPRLADFDVVGDVAAVRDACSSDSRFARATRAAGL; from the coding sequence ATGACTGTCGTGCCGGTGACGCTGCTGGTGGTCGCCAAGGCGCCGGAGCCCGGCCTGGCCAAGACCCGGCTGGCCGCGACGGTGGGGGAGCGGGTTGCGGCCGACATCGCCGCCGCCGCGCTGCTGGACACGCTGGACGCGGTGGCGGACGCGCCCGTCGCGGCGCGGGTGGTGGCGTTGACCGGCGACCTAGGCGCCGCCGCGCGCGCCGACGAGATCCGCGGGCGGCTGGAGTCCTTCGCGGTGATCTCCCAGCGCGGCGACGGCTTCGCCGACCGGCTCGCCAACGCGCACGCCGACTCCGCGAACGGCCATCCCGTGCTGCAGATCGGGATGGACACCCCGCAGGTGACCGCTGACCTGCTGGCCGGCTGCGCGCGCCGGCTCACCGGGGCACCGGCGGTGCTCGGTCTGGCCGACGACGGTGGCTGGTGGGTGCTGGGCGTCCGCGCGCCCGCGATGGCCGACTGCCTGCGAACCGTCCCGATGTCGCAACCCGATACCGGTGAACTGACACTGAAAGCGTTGCGCGACAACGGCGTCGAGGTGGCGCCGGCGCCACGGCTGGCCGACTTCGACGTCGTCGGCGACGTCGCCGCCGTGCGGGACGCCTGTAGCTCAGACAGCCGGTTCGCCCGGGCCACCCGGGCGGCCGGCCTGTAG